One Streptomyces sp. ML-6 DNA segment encodes these proteins:
- a CDS encoding ArgE/DapE family deacylase — protein sequence MSSPEETSQLNRLMSVVDGLRDEMTATLQDLVRIPSVSPKYPGIEYREHVGREGEATALLTGLYRRAGASVDVFAVEEGRDNAVGRIAGKSGGNSLIFNGHVDVVPGGDPAEWAKAPPFSGEVIGSRMYGRGTTDQKSGLVAQAYAAIALREAGIELGGELQLQCVVGEETGDHACGTGAVVERGYVADAAVVSEPSAPPTPLSIVVGSPGLLWFSVTVEGKKVHGSMRGTTIHPTQSGDSIGVNAIDKVFLLYQALRALEDEWAHTQRHDLWYNGHFSLLPGAMRGGPGELTVPFALSDSATIEYGVMYHPERSADDVMAEIQAVIDRAADADPWLRRHRPRCEWKLNWDPFLTSPDDTISQAVAGAYRTAAQGTDFSDQPSYTGLYGVCDATVFTRTGVPSVVFGPGDLRVAHGNDEYVDLDEVWLAARTYAVLATRWCGTASAAS from the coding sequence ATGAGCTCGCCCGAAGAAACTTCCCAGCTGAACCGCTTGATGTCCGTCGTTGACGGGCTGCGCGACGAGATGACGGCGACCCTGCAGGACCTGGTCCGGATCCCGTCCGTGAGCCCGAAATATCCAGGAATCGAGTACCGGGAACATGTCGGCCGGGAAGGTGAGGCCACCGCGCTGCTCACCGGCCTTTACCGCCGCGCCGGGGCATCCGTGGATGTCTTCGCCGTGGAGGAGGGACGCGACAACGCCGTCGGCCGGATCGCCGGCAAGAGCGGGGGGAACTCACTGATCTTCAACGGTCATGTGGACGTCGTCCCTGGTGGAGACCCCGCCGAGTGGGCCAAGGCCCCGCCCTTCTCCGGCGAGGTGATCGGTTCGCGGATGTACGGCCGCGGGACCACCGACCAGAAGTCCGGGCTCGTCGCCCAGGCCTATGCCGCGATCGCCCTGCGCGAGGCCGGCATCGAGCTGGGCGGCGAGCTGCAATTGCAGTGCGTGGTGGGCGAGGAGACCGGTGATCACGCCTGCGGGACGGGCGCGGTGGTCGAGCGCGGGTACGTCGCGGATGCCGCGGTCGTCTCGGAGCCGAGCGCGCCGCCCACACCGCTGTCGATCGTGGTCGGCAGCCCCGGACTGCTGTGGTTCTCGGTCACGGTCGAGGGCAAGAAGGTGCACGGCTCCATGCGGGGCACCACCATCCACCCCACCCAGTCCGGCGACTCGATCGGCGTGAACGCCATCGACAAGGTCTTCCTCCTCTACCAGGCGCTGCGGGCGCTCGAGGACGAATGGGCCCACACCCAGCGGCACGACCTCTGGTACAACGGCCACTTCTCCTTGCTGCCCGGTGCCATGCGCGGCGGCCCCGGCGAACTGACCGTCCCGTTCGCCCTGTCCGACTCGGCCACCATCGAGTACGGGGTCATGTACCACCCCGAGCGCTCCGCCGACGACGTGATGGCCGAGATCCAGGCCGTCATCGACCGTGCGGCGGACGCCGACCCGTGGCTCCGCCGCCACCGCCCGCGCTGTGAGTGGAAGCTCAACTGGGACCCGTTCCTCACCTCGCCCGACGACACCATCAGCCAGGCCGTCGCCGGTGCGTACCGGACCGCGGCCCAGGGCACCGACTTCTCCGACCAGCCCTCCTACACCGGGCTCTACGGTGTGTGCGACGCGACCGTGTTCACCCGGACCGGTGTGCCGTCCGTCGTCTTCGGCCCCGGTGACCTGCGCGTCGCCCACGGCAATGACGAGTACGTCGACCTCGACGAGGTCTGGCTCGCGGCCCGCACCTACGCCGTGCTCGCCACCCGGTGGTGCGGCACCGCTTCCGCCGCGTCCTGA
- the rocD gene encoding ornithine--oxo-acid transaminase — MNQNDEGRGSVEDGGRTFAQAPPHGAREHVEQTERFAARNYHPLPVVLSSGDGAWVTDVDGRRYLDCLAGYSALNFGHRPPRLVQRAHEQLDRLALTSRAFYNDRLGPFAEALARLTGKDRVLPMNSGAEAVETAIKVSRKWGYTVKGVEAGRATVITMSGNFHGRTTTVVSFSDDPVATDHYGPFTPGFLRVPYGDVRAVADAIDDTVVAVLFEPVQGEGGVVVPPPGFLKELRELCTRRNVLMVADEIQSGLARTGRTFACDHEGVVPDVYVLGKALGGGLYPVSAVAADDDVLGVITPGTHGSTFGGNPLAAAIGHEVVAMLSTGEYQERARFLGERLETRLRKLVGAGVLAVRVRGLWAGVDIDPALMTGREACEGLMRRGVLAKDTHGSTVRFAPPLVATEDEIDLLVDALAGVLDDARS; from the coding sequence ATGAACCAGAACGATGAGGGCCGCGGAAGCGTCGAAGACGGGGGACGGACGTTCGCACAGGCTCCTCCGCACGGCGCCCGGGAGCATGTCGAGCAGACGGAGCGCTTCGCGGCGCGCAACTACCATCCGCTGCCCGTCGTTCTCTCCTCCGGGGACGGCGCCTGGGTGACCGACGTGGACGGACGCCGATACCTCGACTGCCTGGCGGGTTACTCCGCCCTGAACTTCGGCCACCGCCCGCCGCGCCTGGTCCAGCGCGCCCACGAGCAGCTCGACCGGCTCGCCCTGACCAGCCGGGCCTTCTACAACGACCGGCTCGGCCCGTTCGCCGAGGCGCTCGCCCGGCTCACCGGGAAGGACCGCGTCCTGCCGATGAACAGCGGCGCCGAGGCGGTCGAGACGGCCATCAAGGTGAGCCGCAAGTGGGGCTACACCGTGAAGGGCGTGGAGGCCGGCCGGGCCACCGTCATCACGATGAGCGGCAACTTCCACGGGCGGACGACCACGGTCGTCAGCTTCTCCGACGACCCGGTCGCCACCGACCACTACGGGCCGTTCACGCCCGGGTTCTTGCGGGTGCCGTACGGCGACGTCCGGGCGGTCGCCGACGCGATCGACGACACGGTGGTCGCCGTCCTCTTCGAACCCGTGCAGGGCGAGGGCGGGGTGGTGGTCCCGCCGCCCGGATTCCTGAAGGAGCTGCGCGAGCTGTGCACGCGCCGCAACGTGCTGATGGTGGCCGACGAGATCCAGTCCGGCCTGGCCCGCACCGGCCGTACCTTCGCCTGCGACCACGAGGGCGTGGTCCCGGACGTCTACGTGCTCGGCAAGGCCCTGGGCGGCGGTCTCTACCCGGTCTCCGCCGTGGCCGCCGACGACGACGTGCTCGGTGTCATCACCCCCGGTACCCACGGCTCGACGTTCGGCGGGAACCCGCTGGCGGCCGCGATCGGCCATGAGGTGGTGGCCATGCTGTCGACGGGCGAGTACCAGGAACGCGCCCGCTTCCTGGGCGAGCGACTGGAGACCCGCCTGCGGAAACTGGTCGGTGCCGGAGTGCTGGCGGTACGGGTCAGGGGGTTGTGGGCCGGGGTCGACATCGACCCCGCGCTGATGACCGGACGCGAGGCCTGCGAGGGCCTCATGCGGCGAGGCGTGCTGGCCAAGGACACCCACGGGTCGACCGTACGGTTCGCCCCTCCGCTGGTGGCGACCGAGGACGAGATCGACCTGCTCGTGGACGCCCTGGCCGGCGTCCTCGACGATGCGCGGAGCTGA
- a CDS encoding MurR/RpiR family transcriptional regulator, whose translation METIPGGHASVRKLLLSAMDGLSNGERKVARAVLAQYPTAGLTTVADLAVGAGVSSATVVRFVTRLGFTGFPAFQRCLVHELNGESGSPLKQYAEKASTSAKGVLPETHHAFAQLLDATYAELPESEFATLVKLLADPARSVRVTGGRFSRLLAEYLVIHLWQLREDVDVVGPEEMQRRRALADAGTGTVLLMLDFRRYSESSLRFSEEMAARGATVCLMTDNWLSPIAKVAKVVLPARVESASPFDSLVGAMALSESLVAAVTDAAGRAGRERMERFEAATEHA comes from the coding sequence ATGGAGACGATACCGGGAGGTCACGCATCGGTTCGGAAGCTGCTGCTCTCCGCCATGGACGGCCTGAGCAATGGTGAACGCAAGGTCGCCCGGGCGGTGTTGGCCCAGTACCCCACGGCCGGCCTGACCACCGTCGCGGATCTGGCCGTCGGTGCGGGGGTCAGTTCGGCGACGGTGGTCCGTTTCGTCACTCGGCTCGGCTTCACCGGATTCCCGGCCTTCCAGCGTTGCCTCGTCCACGAGTTGAACGGGGAGTCGGGCTCCCCTCTGAAGCAGTACGCCGAGAAGGCCTCGACCTCCGCGAAGGGCGTGCTTCCGGAAACGCACCACGCCTTCGCACAGTTGCTGGACGCCACCTATGCGGAGCTGCCGGAGTCGGAGTTCGCCACCCTCGTCAAGCTCCTCGCCGACCCGGCGCGAAGTGTACGGGTGACCGGGGGCCGGTTCAGCCGGCTGCTGGCCGAGTACCTGGTCATCCACCTGTGGCAGCTGCGCGAGGACGTCGACGTGGTCGGCCCCGAGGAAATGCAGCGCCGCAGGGCACTCGCCGACGCCGGCACCGGCACGGTCCTGCTGATGCTCGACTTCCGCCGCTACAGCGAGTCCAGCCTCCGTTTCAGCGAGGAGATGGCCGCCCGGGGCGCCACCGTGTGCCTGATGACGGACAACTGGCTCTCCCCCATCGCCAAGGTCGCCAAGGTGGTCCTCCCCGCACGGGTGGAGTCCGCCTCGCCGTTCGATTCCCTCGTGGGTGCGATGGCACTGAGCGAGAGCCTGGTGGCCGCCGTGACGGACGCCGCGGGCCGCGCGGGCCGGGAGCGGATGGAACGCTTCGAGGCGGCCACCGAGCACGCCTGA
- a CDS encoding M20 family metallopeptidase, giving the protein MTDLALHEALWAALDRHLPAAFDLRRRLHREPDLSGDEASTRDTVLAALPGAGAATKTADTGAVLRIGGPGPAIGVRGEMDALPVTEDTGVDWASARPGVMHACGHDTHLAALVAVAGALAETGPPVPLLAVLQPREETYPSGARDIVADGLVESEQCVAMVGAHVQPLLAPGEVACTPGGVNGSSDEFEIVVRGRPGHAAYPHLTDDALLAMSEIVVALQSVVSRSVDPMMPAVLGVSSFSAGNAANVIAGSARATGTVRALASSTRELVHRRITEVAESVARAHACTASVTITRGEPVLDNDPALVRSIAHELDRRGLAVSGDLRSLGSDDFSYFCERVPSVMLFVGTRTSEPLHSSRFLPDDEDVRVLAAALLAGYLGTVAAMESPAGVSGAPGVRGTTDGRP; this is encoded by the coding sequence GTGACTGACCTCGCCCTTCACGAAGCCCTGTGGGCAGCCCTGGACCGGCACCTGCCCGCCGCATTCGACCTCAGACGCCGGCTGCACCGCGAGCCCGACCTGTCCGGGGACGAGGCGTCGACCCGGGACACGGTGCTGGCCGCGCTGCCGGGGGCCGGCGCGGCGACGAAGACGGCCGACACCGGTGCCGTACTGAGGATCGGCGGGCCGGGACCGGCGATCGGCGTGCGCGGGGAGATGGACGCGCTGCCCGTCACCGAGGACACCGGTGTGGACTGGGCTTCGGCCCGGCCGGGTGTCATGCACGCGTGCGGTCATGACACCCACCTCGCCGCACTCGTCGCCGTGGCGGGAGCCCTGGCGGAGACCGGGCCTCCCGTACCCCTGCTCGCGGTGCTGCAACCGCGCGAGGAGACGTACCCGTCCGGGGCGCGGGACATCGTCGCCGACGGTCTCGTCGAGTCCGAGCAGTGCGTCGCCATGGTGGGTGCGCATGTCCAGCCCCTGCTCGCCCCCGGCGAGGTGGCGTGTACGCCGGGGGGCGTCAACGGTTCCTCCGACGAGTTCGAGATCGTCGTGCGGGGCAGGCCCGGACATGCGGCGTATCCCCATCTGACGGACGACGCGCTGCTGGCGATGTCCGAGATCGTCGTCGCGCTGCAGAGCGTGGTGAGCCGGTCCGTCGACCCGATGATGCCCGCCGTGCTGGGAGTGTCGTCGTTCTCGGCGGGCAACGCCGCGAACGTGATCGCCGGCTCGGCGCGTGCGACCGGCACCGTACGGGCGCTGGCGTCCTCGACCCGGGAGCTGGTCCACCGCAGGATCACGGAGGTCGCCGAGTCCGTCGCCCGGGCCCACGCCTGCACGGCATCGGTGACCATCACCCGCGGGGAACCCGTGCTCGACAACGACCCGGCGCTGGTCCGGAGCATCGCGCACGAGCTGGACCGCAGAGGGCTCGCCGTCTCCGGGGACCTGCGCTCCCTGGGCTCGGACGACTTCTCGTACTTCTGCGAACGGGTGCCCTCGGTCATGCTGTTCGTCGGCACAAGGACGTCCGAGCCGTTGCACTCCTCCCGCTTCCTGCCCGATGACGAGGACGTACGTGTCCTTGCCGCAGCCCTGCTGGCCGGCTACCTGGGAACGGTTGCCGCCATGGAGAGTCCCGCCGGTGTTTCCGGCGCCCCCGGTGTTCGGGGAACAACGGACGGACGGCCGTGA
- a CDS encoding amidohydrolase family protein, translated as MSTELRRHIATLPLVDHHVHAPLAATVSRGRFETMITESDRPIPAGVTQFDSQIGFAIRRHCAPLLGLPAHAPADAYWNARRERTPEELSDLFLTEARASDWLLDTGFKSDELLPTETLAARIPARFSEIVRLETVLEKIAATSSAASLADDFRAALAEATVSAVGLKSIIAYRYGFDFDPARPSAQEVERAAGAWLREPATATHARVSDPVLLRMVLWAGVDTGLPLQLHAGYGDPDLDLRRCDPLLLMPWLKEIEGAGTDVVLLHCYPYQRNAGFLAQVFPHVYFDVGLGVNYTGAASTAVVAESLELAPFTKVLYSSDAWGPPELHHLGAVLWRRGMARALGDWVEEGEWAEDEAIRVATMIGRTNAQRLYGLTRD; from the coding sequence ATGTCTACTGAACTTCGCCGCCATATCGCCACGCTGCCGCTGGTCGACCACCATGTGCACGCCCCGCTCGCCGCGACGGTGAGCCGAGGCCGGTTCGAGACGATGATCACCGAGTCCGACCGTCCGATCCCGGCAGGGGTCACCCAGTTCGACTCCCAGATCGGGTTCGCGATCCGACGACACTGCGCACCGCTGCTCGGCCTGCCCGCCCACGCGCCGGCGGACGCGTACTGGAACGCGCGCCGTGAGCGCACCCCGGAGGAGCTGTCGGACCTCTTCCTGACCGAGGCCCGTGCCTCCGACTGGCTGCTGGACACCGGTTTCAAGAGCGACGAGCTGTTGCCGACGGAGACGCTCGCCGCCCGCATACCCGCCCGCTTCTCGGAGATCGTGCGCCTGGAGACCGTCCTGGAGAAGATCGCCGCCACGAGCAGCGCCGCGAGCCTCGCCGACGACTTCCGGGCGGCGCTGGCCGAAGCCACCGTGTCGGCGGTCGGCCTGAAGTCGATCATCGCCTACCGGTACGGCTTCGACTTCGACCCCGCCCGCCCCTCCGCCCAGGAGGTGGAACGGGCGGCCGGCGCCTGGCTGCGCGAGCCGGCGACGGCCACCCACGCCCGCGTGAGTGACCCGGTGCTGCTGCGGATGGTCCTGTGGGCGGGCGTGGACACCGGCCTCCCCCTGCAACTGCACGCCGGATACGGCGACCCCGACCTGGACCTGCGGCGGTGCGACCCGCTTTTGCTGATGCCCTGGCTCAAGGAGATCGAGGGCGCCGGAACCGATGTCGTACTGCTGCACTGCTATCCGTATCAACGCAACGCGGGGTTCCTCGCGCAGGTGTTTCCGCACGTCTATTTCGACGTCGGTCTCGGGGTGAACTACACCGGTGCCGCCTCCACCGCCGTCGTCGCCGAAAGCCTCGAACTGGCCCCCTTCACCAAGGTGCTGTACTCCTCCGACGCCTGGGGGCCGCCCGAGCTGCACCACCTGGGCGCCGTGCTCTGGCGGCGCGGAATGGCCCGGGCGCTCGGCGACTGGGTGGAGGAGGGCGAGTGGGCCGAGGACGAGGCCATCCGCGTCGCCACGATGATCGGGCGTACCAACGCGCAGCGCCTCTACGGACTGACCCGTGACTGA
- a CDS encoding glutamine synthetase family protein has protein sequence MSSSSTVFVATNDLSGFTRGRAAPGNAAEGVLRRGVGWVPADLAVTAFGEIAPNPFGATGDLKLLPAESTGVDIPARGDVPGVRLYLADQVLPDGTPWDNCPRTFARRALDDLRRVTGLEVVATFEHEFMLPGLDGSAPFSFERFRSAEPFGSELVALLDRMGLEPETWLPEFGAGQFEITLRPSDGLTAADRAVILREVVRDLASRHGHRATFAPLLHPDGSGNGVHVHLSLRDAQTGRPVLHDEQRPGELSELGGRFGAGILRHARALLSFTAGSPSSYLRLAPRRWSSAGVFLAERNREALLRICPTSSLGGGVTADQFNLEYRAADATANPWLVLGVLVRAGLQGLEADYGQPQVWPEEAGEADLADVPSLPRGVEEALLELDKDDVVSGWFSDDLLETHRSVKRTELAAVSGLDELAVCGRVADVY, from the coding sequence ATGAGTTCTTCATCCACGGTGTTCGTGGCGACCAACGACCTGTCCGGCTTCACCCGGGGGCGTGCCGCACCGGGCAACGCGGCCGAGGGGGTGCTGCGCCGCGGAGTGGGGTGGGTTCCGGCCGATCTCGCGGTGACGGCCTTCGGGGAGATCGCTCCGAACCCGTTCGGCGCGACGGGCGACCTGAAGCTGCTGCCGGCGGAGTCCACCGGCGTCGACATCCCCGCCCGTGGTGATGTGCCGGGTGTGCGTCTGTATCTCGCCGACCAGGTGCTGCCGGACGGTACCCCATGGGACAACTGCCCGCGGACCTTCGCCCGCAGGGCGCTCGACGACCTCCGGCGTGTCACCGGGCTCGAGGTGGTGGCCACCTTCGAGCACGAGTTCATGCTTCCCGGACTCGACGGCAGCGCCCCGTTCTCCTTCGAGCGGTTCCGGTCCGCCGAGCCGTTCGGCAGCGAACTGGTGGCGCTGCTGGACCGGATGGGACTCGAACCGGAGACATGGCTGCCGGAGTTCGGCGCCGGCCAGTTCGAGATCACCCTGCGCCCGTCCGACGGCCTGACCGCCGCGGACCGCGCGGTCATCCTGCGGGAGGTGGTCCGCGACCTCGCGTCCCGGCACGGACACCGGGCCACGTTCGCGCCGCTGCTGCACCCCGACGGCAGCGGCAACGGCGTGCACGTCCACCTCTCCCTGCGCGACGCGCAGACCGGACGCCCGGTCCTCCACGACGAACAGCGCCCCGGCGAGCTCTCCGAGTTGGGCGGCCGGTTCGGCGCGGGCATCCTCCGGCACGCTCGCGCGCTGCTCTCGTTCACGGCGGGCAGCCCCAGCTCGTACCTGCGTCTGGCGCCCCGGCGCTGGAGCTCCGCAGGGGTCTTCCTGGCCGAACGCAACCGGGAGGCCCTGCTGCGGATCTGCCCGACGAGCAGCCTGGGCGGCGGTGTCACGGCCGACCAGTTCAACCTGGAGTACCGCGCCGCGGACGCGACCGCCAACCCGTGGCTGGTCCTCGGCGTACTGGTGCGGGCCGGTCTGCAGGGGCTGGAGGCGGACTACGGGCAGCCGCAGGTGTGGCCGGAGGAGGCCGGGGAAGCGGACCTCGCGGATGTCCCCTCCCTGCCCCGCGGAGTGGAGGAAGCCCTGCTCGAACTCGACAAGGACGACGTGGTGTCCGGCTGGTTCTCCGACGACCTGCTGGAGACCCACCGCTCGGTGAAACGGACGGAGCTGGCAGCGGTCTCCGGTCTGGACGAGCTCGCCGTGTGCGGACGGGTCGCCGATGTCTACTGA
- a CDS encoding aminoglycoside phosphotransferase family protein produces MTDTEIEITADLVRDLLQEQHPDLAGLTIREVAGGWGNQMWRLGDELAVRMQRMDPTPELQLKERRWLPVLAPRLPLPVPLPVRFGDPSERFPKHWTVMTWVPGEPLDHGSISRGAHAADTLAGFLRALHVEAPAEAPISTDFGSHPRNCTDAFENFFQAVVPDGIAADVRAVWDDAVAADAWEGPPVWAHGDLHPANVVVSDGTLSGIVDFGCMFAGDPAWDLAAAWVLLPAATASRFFDMYALADEAAIRRARGLAAMKSLFLMLMGQNGDRGLPGGKPHWGPAGRAALDRVLKGV; encoded by the coding sequence ATGACCGACACCGAGATCGAGATCACCGCAGACCTGGTCCGCGACCTGCTGCAGGAGCAACACCCAGACCTTGCAGGGCTGACCATCCGGGAGGTGGCGGGCGGCTGGGGCAACCAAATGTGGCGCCTCGGGGACGAGTTGGCTGTGCGCATGCAGCGCATGGACCCCACTCCGGAGCTCCAGCTCAAGGAGCGGCGGTGGCTCCCGGTGCTGGCCCCGCGCTTGCCGCTCCCGGTACCGCTCCCGGTGCGGTTCGGTGACCCGTCCGAGCGCTTTCCCAAGCACTGGACCGTGATGACGTGGGTTCCCGGTGAGCCGCTGGACCACGGCTCGATCAGCCGCGGCGCCCACGCGGCCGACACCCTGGCGGGTTTCCTCCGGGCGCTCCATGTGGAGGCGCCCGCCGAGGCGCCGATCTCTACGGACTTCGGCTCCCATCCCAGGAACTGCACGGACGCCTTCGAGAACTTCTTCCAGGCCGTTGTCCCCGACGGCATCGCTGCTGACGTCCGAGCCGTCTGGGACGATGCCGTTGCGGCCGACGCGTGGGAGGGCCCGCCGGTGTGGGCACACGGCGACCTCCATCCCGCGAACGTCGTCGTCTCGGACGGAACGCTCTCGGGCATAGTCGACTTCGGTTGCATGTTCGCCGGCGATCCGGCGTGGGATCTCGCCGCCGCGTGGGTGCTGCTGCCCGCGGCTACGGCCTCACGGTTTTTCGACATGTACGCGCTTGCGGACGAGGCGGCGATCCGGCGCGCCCGCGGGCTGGCCGCGATGAAGAGCCTCTTCCTGATGCTCATGGGGCAGAACGGGGATCGGGGTCTTCCCGGCGGCAAGCCGCACTGGGGACCTGCAGGCCGGGCGGCACTTGATCGTGTTCTGAAGGGCGTGTGA
- a CDS encoding recombinase family protein produces MEGRAMFGMLSVMAELQRELIVANTNDGLASARARGHVGGDRRTHQGRVPATGRLPIRRQFLDPSMGRDRALPRPRPDGVLRLVDPPPTDLTDASPTTGVAARGSRHLAAPRSSDGLLTTPPGLRHVSGVFRLPSNVRPALPGWQWVS; encoded by the coding sequence ATGGAGGGCCGCGCCATGTTCGGCATGCTCAGTGTGATGGCCGAGCTCCAGCGGGAGCTCATCGTGGCCAATACGAATGACGGGCTCGCCTCCGCGCGGGCCCGAGGCCACGTCGGCGGGGACCGCCGCACTCACCAAGGCCGGGTACCGGCAACAGGTCGCCTACCAATCCGCCGGCAGTTTCTGGACCCTTCAATGGGTCGAGACCGGGCTCTGCCTCGGCCTCGCCCTGACGGGGTTCTGCGCCTGGTGGATCCGCCGCCGACTGACCTGACGGACGCCAGTCCCACTACAGGAGTAGCCGCGCGGGGCAGCCGACACCTGGCTGCCCCGCGCAGTAGTGACGGGCTACTGACCACTCCACCGGGCCTACGGCACGTTTCCGGCGTATTCCGGCTGCCCTCCAACGTGCGACCCGCACTCCCCGGGTGGCAATGGGTGTCCTGA
- a CDS encoding site-specific integrase, producing MTVENDIGLLERTLTALGRPAWDLTPEDIDRVVGDLALGGRTASSRHEYVQTFKGFHRFLQVRKAVEIEAGVGVRPVCPADEFNASRHVGDDSPAQLPPPTPERAAEFFDFLKARIATARKYGPAARDYAMFRTLYHVGLRSEEISLLERPDVHFSRGPFGKLHVRFGKGARTSGPRPRWVPMLDSLDLLLPWFLDDVRGKFPDSPVLFADESGGSLHRGTIRNRLRYLMELEGRPAADRFSPHALRRACASAASACTSSSRASTPPPWRAAPCSACSV from the coding sequence GTGACGGTCGAAAACGACATTGGGCTACTGGAACGGACGCTGACTGCGCTGGGGCGGCCCGCGTGGGACCTCACCCCGGAGGACATCGACCGCGTCGTGGGCGACCTGGCCCTCGGCGGGCGGACGGCATCGAGCCGGCACGAGTATGTGCAGACCTTCAAGGGCTTTCATCGGTTCCTGCAGGTCCGCAAGGCCGTTGAGATTGAAGCGGGGGTCGGTGTCCGCCCGGTCTGCCCGGCGGACGAGTTCAATGCCTCGCGGCATGTCGGGGACGATTCCCCGGCTCAGCTGCCGCCGCCGACCCCGGAACGGGCGGCGGAGTTCTTCGACTTCCTCAAGGCCCGGATCGCCACTGCCCGCAAGTACGGGCCCGCGGCCAGGGACTACGCAATGTTCCGGACCCTGTATCACGTCGGCCTGCGCTCGGAAGAAATCTCCCTGTTGGAGCGTCCCGACGTCCACTTCTCGCGGGGCCCGTTCGGGAAACTCCACGTCCGTTTTGGCAAAGGCGCCCGCACTTCCGGCCCCAGGCCGCGCTGGGTACCCATGCTGGACAGCCTCGACCTCCTCCTGCCCTGGTTCCTCGACGATGTGCGGGGCAAGTTCCCCGACTCACCGGTGCTGTTCGCGGACGAGTCCGGCGGCAGCCTGCACCGCGGGACAATCCGCAACCGCCTGCGCTATCTGATGGAACTCGAAGGACGCCCGGCCGCCGACCGGTTCAGCCCGCATGCCCTGCGGCGGGCCTGCGCGAGCGCGGCATCGGCTTGCACGTCATCGAGCAGGGCATCGACACCTCCACCATGGAGGGCCGCGCCATGTTCGGCATGCTCAGTGTGA